The nucleotide window atgggatgggatgggatgggatgggatgggatgggatgggatggggctgtccgggatgggatgggatgggatgggatggggctgtcCCTCTTAGGCACCCAGTTTGTCAGTGGGAAAGGCTGCTTGTGGGTGGGTGATgtttccctccccagcctcctGTCCTGCCGGGACCTTGAATAGGCAAGGGATATGCAGGGTGTGGTGGCatgagcccagctgagctggacATCATGGGAAGGGCAGGGATACTCCAAGGTCATCTAGTGGACACTAGAGGAGCTCAGAATACAGGAGGGAGACTGGGAAAGAAGAAGCTCCTGAAAAACTCCAGTTAATAGCTGAAGGTGAGCTGGCTCTTCTGGTTCACTGAGTGTGTCACCTGCAGTGGTGACACCCAGGCCTCGTTCATGGTGTGTGGCAGCAGCCGGTGAAGTGTCCTTTTCTGTTCACGGCCAAGATCGCTACACTGGAGCCAAAGTCAGTGACCCACTGCCTGGTCAGGGTGCAGTGCAGTGAAGGGGACTCAGCCCTGGTGCCACAGCACGGCCTCGGTGGGGCAGGGTGGCAGGACTGAGCAACCCTCTGAGCCATGTAGAGCAAGCTGGACAAGCTGCAGGTTCCTCATCCACACAAAGGGTTATACTGACAAATTTGATGAGCACATCTGTAGGATGGGGAGGCAAAACACATCTGGGAGGTGCCCTGGTTCCAAACCAGACCCAGGAAGGGCTGAGAACATAACTAAGGAGCTCCTCCATTCTCTCAGGATGGCAGTCCATGGTTGACAAGGCTACAGCTGCAACAGTGCCATGGAGAGAGGCAGAAGAGAGAGAACAATGTGTGGTCCTGACCAGAGGACCATGTAGAAGTAGTGGAGGGGACGGGAGCTACGTGTCTCCACTCATCAGTGAAGTTATGGCTTGAAAGTTGAATTTACTCTTTTGTCATTGCTGCAGAGTGGAGGGTACCAGGTTGTGGTacacccaaacccacaaaccaTGCAGTCCCTTGAGTGACCTGGGAAttccctgcctctgtctgcttaGATGGGTcaacagctgccctgggagatgTTGGGCACCAAGATGCTCAGTGTTGAGACATTTGTAAACGGTTGACAGCAGCAGTCCCCACAGAAACGGTTGCGCAGGAGAGTTTTCCACATGTGGTTAAGACATGTAAGTGCTGGAGGACCCCTGCAGTTGAAGCTCCTTCTCCATTCTAACAGTGACTTCAGTGCTTGAAAGGATTTGATCCTTACGCAAACATCACCCCATGCCAAGATCCTAATAAgttcattttttggggttttttttaactgataCACAGTGTGTGTGAacagctgtgccacacagccATGCCCCTGTGATTTCAGGTGTCTCCTGCCTCCACCAACTCCCCCTGCCCCTGGAGGCATTCACAATGTATGAATGACTGTGATCAAGACTTGTCatgcagcagaaacagcaagTTTTCCTGCAGTGGGGCTGAAGGGGAAGCCCTGCTCATGTTTGCCTTGCTGATGAGGCTGTGCTAGAAGGAAACAAGAAGTGCAGGGTTTGCAGACCAGCACAGTGAGCAGGTTTGCAGCTGAATAAAACTCAGAGCTGAGGGGTACCAAATGTCCACGGAGAAACATCCCCATCCTTAACCACTCCCAGACACCTGCAGTCACCCCCAGGTCCAATCTCCTGCCACCCCAAACCTGAGGGGTGCCAGGGATGCGTTGCAACCAGGCTGGGTGCCCTGAGGTAGGGACTGGCCTTGGAAATAGCTCTGCCAGCTCATGCCTGCCATGTTCCTCACCAGCACTGTGGCTGCCTGCTGGGGTTTGCAGGATGCTCCAACTGTGGTCAGCACTGCTGCCTTGCTGAAGCACTCTGGGAGTGCTGCACAGCCTTGGGAGAGCCCTGCCTTGGGGAAATGCTGGCATGAAGGCAATAATGAGGTCAGGAGGATGCATGCAGTGAGGCTGGAGGCTCAGTGGGGCacctcactgctgagctggTCAGGTTTCAGGTGGGAGCTGAGTCCTGTGGTCCTCTGCCTCTCACTTTCCCACTTCTCCAACCCCTCTAAAAGCACATAAAAAGCTGTGCAGATACATAAATGCATAGCAGAGGGCTGGTGTAAAGACATTCTGTAAGGGAACTGAAAAAGCTGGAGAAATGCCAGCAAGgcacagagaagggaacagCAGCATGGCTCTGGAAACGGAAGATGAGCCCCAGGGAGAAAGATGTGAGAAGCAAACCACATGCAAGTTTTTCACAAGGCAGgtgaaaacacagagcaggcaAACTTACTAAAGCCACAGGTGCTGTTAGCAAAGCTCTCCCACCCACAGCATTTGTGGCAGAAGAGCCAGGGGGGCAGAGAGgggtggcagccccagcagcccagtcCTACTTTTAAATTCATCAAATCCCAGGCAGTATGCCAGCTCAGGGCATGCAGCACTGTCCTGGGTTATTTTGAGAATCAAAGGCACAAGGATTTTCAGATTCAGACCAAGACCTGATTTCCTGGAAATCATTTTCTTTGGCTTACAGGGGTGCCTAAGGCAGCACAGGAACTTCCTGATTTAGTCAGCCACATAGTCCATTGGGCAGGGATTTGAGAGGCTGTATTTGCTGGCCATTCGGTTTTCAGTAAATCACATTTCCCAGAAAGAGTTTTGGGCTGGGTATACTGCAGCTACTGGCCCTGTGTGGCTGGTACCGAGCAGCCCTTGGCACTTTTCAGGAGTGTGGACGCAGCCAAGGCCCCTCACCTGCCTGCTTAAGGGCTATGTCAGAGCCAGGGGCCTCCCAGCCAGGTTTTTGGGATGCAGAAGAGCTCCCCAGCCTACTCTGCCATCACACTTACCAGGCTTTCAGCAGGAAGGAGTGAGTGCTGGTCACAGTTAGTGTCAGAGGGTTACTTTGGAAATGCACCATCctgtttgggctggaaaagggaCTTTCTTGGGGCCAGTCTCTTCCCAGAATAAGGGAATGAGAGTTTCACCCCACACCCACCCCCCACAGAGTTTTagcccagcttttccaggacatATCCCCAGACTGCACAAGGTTGTGTTTAaatatctttaattttatttgttgttttctgAGATAACTTCCTCCAGAGCTGGAAACATCAGGGCATGCTGGTACACACTGATCCTGCTGAGGGGTCTCCAGTCTCCCAGGTGTGGCCAGAATAAGTTGCTGCTCCTTCTTTCAGCCTGCTCGAGTGAAGGTGTTGCGCCCAGTCCTGTGGGGAAGCAGTCACCCATTggtgcccagccagcagcaggatagggatcccagggatcccagaTGGACTGGGGGTACCTTGGCTCACCTGGTGGCTTTCCAGTCATCCTGCTCCGAGTCGACTTTCTCCCGCAGCAGCCAGGAGGTGTGCAGGACCTCCTTCCCATCATCCCCATTGAAGCACTGGCCCACGAAGACAGCTGTGGAGTCTAAAGCAGTAGCAGCTGTTAACATCCTGACAGGACCCCAGCTGATTTTGGAGCTTCACAGACATCAGTGAGCTTAGTGCTCATGGAGCCTGAGTGGATCCCGGTATTTGCAAGGAAATGGTGTGTGGCAGAGGTGTTGTCAAAGCAACCTGTGGTGCTGCCTCATCCAGAACTTGTTTTGGGAGGGGTACTGCTATCTGCAGACACCATCCAGAGTGGGGAAGGAATCAGGGAAGGAGAGACAGGAGACAGCAGGAGAACAGAAGAATTGGGATTCCTGAGCACTGCGACCTGCCTGAGcccccctctccatcccagcACTCCATCCAACAACAGCCATCATTTAACTACAGACCTGAGAACTTCTTCCAGTTGACAGTGAAGCCAAAGGTGCACTGTCCATCCTCATCCAGGTGCTGGGAGCCAGTCAGAGGGGACGGCTGGATGGGTTTCTTGGTGCTTGACACGGCGGTGTGGTACTGGCCAGAGAAGGTTCCGTCCTTGCCAACCTCAAACACTTGCATCTTGGAGCCCAGATCATTCTCCCACCAGCCGGTCAGGTTGCACGGCTGGGGATAAGCAGAtgtgtccctggggctgcctgtaCAAGCCCTTAcaggctgagccccctgcccACACCCCCCGATGCCCACGGGGTGCTGGCACTCACCTTGATAGGCCTTCTGCTCTTCCCCATGGttgccttttccccttccttgcTGGCCTTTTTCTCCCCAGGGTGCTCAACTCCCTGGCAGAGGAGCTTGGAAAAGAACACAAACACGGGTCAGGCTGCAGATGGTGGCACAGCAGAGGTTTTCTGGAGTCCTGAGAATGCTCAagcattctttttttaaatacttgatTCATAAAGTTGTTGCTATCTCAGCTACATCAAGAGAGCCAAAAGCTGGGGTAAGCCAAGCAAAAGGGAGAGGTGAAGAGGAAAAGTAAAGGGTGGGAGCCTTGGACAGGCAGGAACATGGGTGGGACCCCTGCTGTAGCCCGGGCAGGTGAGCTGTGTGAGTCCAGGGCACATCTGCCCGTGTTTGTGGAtacctgtgctgtgctcagcacacGTGTAGCACAACAGAGAGGCTCACTaggatgggcacagccctcAGGTCCACAGTGGACTCCGTCTCACCAGTGCCCTGCACATCCCACCTGCAGTTCTAAGTGCTGCCTGTTCCCTGCCGCACTGCACGGTCCGAGACAGGGGCAAGTCACCGTCTGGGGCAGGATCCCCGCACTTCCCCTGCCCCAATTCCCCTCCAAGTCCCTGGGAGGGAAGTGGGGGATTTCCACATCCATGGCTCCTGCAACAGGGAAGGAATCTCCATGCACATCCCTCCCGGGCACACGGACTACCCCGGAGCATCACTTCCCTCATCTCCCTCGGCAGGGTTTCCTGCCTGGGTACCCGCTGGAGCAGGGGATCCTCCTGTTGCCGAGTATTCCCCCGCAGATAGGTCTTCTACGCGCGTCCCATCCCTAACAAGCGCTGCGGCTCCCTTATCATATTGCATCCCTCCGGCGAGTCTCCCACTCGTGTCCCTCCCCGAACACCGGGATCCCCAGCCGTGCTCCCATCCAGACTTCCCCGGAGCCGAGTTTCCCACGCCTGCCTCCCAGCAGGAGCCCCCACCTGGAAGCCTGCCGCAGCCGCGGCCACGGACACCCCTGCAGGGAGGGCGAGAGCGGAGAGGACGCGGCGGCTCATCGGGAGGCAGCTCGGGATGCAGTGGCGGTGAGGAACCAAACCATGCCAGTGACTCACAGACTTATATTCAGCTCCGGCGCTGCTTTCCGGGAAAGCCCCGGGTGGTACCTGAGGGAGGGACCGATACTAGCAGAAGGAAGGATAAGGAGAcagggaggggaagaggggtcggggcagggacaggggcaagGACGGGGAtgtgcacagggctggggatgaAGGCAGGAAGACGCTGTGGTGGGATGGGAACGGGAGCTGGGGGGCAAGGATGAGGGCTGGGGGATGTGCAcatggatggggatgggaacagggGAAGGGATGCAGATGGAAGCAAGGGtgggggggatggggatggggccGGGATGGGGGCAGGGATCAGGGATtagaggcagggatggagattgACACCAGACTGGAACAGGGGTGGACACAGGAATGGGTATGGGCAGaacagggatgcaggaggggtTGCATGGGGCTGCCCACCGACATCACCCGGCCTGGGGGTCTTTAGCCCCATGTCTACTGGTTGAGGGCTGGGTCTAAGTttccaccctgccctgctggagctcctgTGTCCCAAAGCACCCTCTGGTCACTGCAAGGGATGGACAGAAGGGCAGA belongs to Haemorhous mexicanus isolate bHaeMex1 chromosome Z, bHaeMex1.pri, whole genome shotgun sequence and includes:
- the LOC132322270 gene encoding avidin-like → MSRRVLSALALPAGVSVAAAAAGFQLLCQGVEHPGEKKASKEGEKATMGKSRRPIKPCNLTGWWENDLGSKMQVFEVGKDGTFSGQYHTAVSSTKKPIQPSPLTGSQHLDEDGQCTFGFTVNWKKFSDSTAVFVGQCFNGDDGKEVLHTSWLLREKVDSEQDDWKATRTGRNTFTRAG